The following DNA comes from Triticum aestivum cultivar Chinese Spring chromosome 3D, IWGSC CS RefSeq v2.1, whole genome shotgun sequence.
caacatgatcgtggagGATGAGCATGGTGATAGTATCTACGACAAAGGGTTTGATTTCCAGGGTGAAAATATTGAGCCTGAGCACCCACCTCCCTGCAACCTTTCAACGGTTTGtccaatttcatcatgaaatgcgtGATTGGAATACTCATGTGCAACTCCAGAATGACTTGATTGAGCATATGTGGACTTACATTGGCAACTAGTAGATCTATCGGTTTAATCTCTTTTTCATGCAAAAAAATTTTGATTGGGTTGTAAGACTATTTGATATTGCTTTTACTTCGATTGGGTTGTAAGACTATTTTGGATGTGAAACTATTTGCTATGTTTGATTTGAACTATTTGCTATGCTTGATTTTAGTATAAAAGTCATCTGGCGGATGAGATGCAGCCGAAATGCGGCTGAGCGTTGGGCGCACGGCCGGTGCACCTAGAAATCCGAGCGGACACCGCCCCATTGCCACCCCAAACGGAcgaaatccggacaaaacggacgtccgtttgggtcgtgcgttggagttgccctcacatacacgagcatacactcacccctatgaacgcacgcacgcacaccctacccctatgattACCTCTGAGAGACTGAGTCGGCAtagcatcttgagattttacaaagttaCCACAGGCACCTCACAGTCGACGGGAACATCTCTTCTCACTGAACGAACATCGCCGAAAGCCTGAAACAAATTCAGAAATAATGCAAGCACCAATGTCAACTCTAGGATTTGAACCTGATGCATACCacagattttacgaagtcaccacacAGAAAGCAAAAACACTTGACTTGACTATGGCGGAGGGATGCGTTTTTTATTACCGTACAAGGGCAGCTCAAACGCGGATCACCAAACCTCTCGCAAATGTCACTTTTGTCCATCCAATGACCGGTTATCAAATGTGTATGGTCTAGACCCCGAATCTCCCAAGTCGGCACCAAAAGACACACCATCTCACCGCCCAAATCCAACCCCGCCACCCAAAtccaccaccgcactccgcctccTCTTCCCGCCCTACGCCGCACCAGCGTTCCCTGACCTCTCGCAGCTGCTGCCGGCGGGGTCAAACTACCACGGCGTGCGGCTGCGTAaatgggggacgtgggtcgccaagATCTGTGATCGGGGCACCAAAGCCCACTGGTTGGGCAGTTTCCACTCGGCGGAGACGGTGTCCCATGCATACACATCAAGTCGGTGCACTTGTACGGCGCCGCCGGCCGCCAGACCTTCCAAAACAACTATTTGCTGCCCCCGGAGCCGTTGTACATGGCGGACCTCCGCCGACGCTCCCCCGAGCAAGTTGAGGCGAAGTGCCGCCTGTACACATAGTACGCCACCGGCAGGACCAAGGTCATCGACCTGTCGTCTGATGAAGAAGGCGACGGCAACGGAGACAGCGACAGGAATAGAGGTGGTAACATAGGCGGCCGGGGCAGGACTAACATCTTCGATGGCGGCAGCATCTTCGAGAACCCAGACGATGGCACTGGACCGGTACCCATGATCGGTGGTTTGTCCAGAGCCAAGTGGAGGAGATCGCCGAAGATCCGATACCGATTAAAACTAAGTTTTAGGCTTAGTTTTGGTTAAATTAGTATGTTTAAACTAAGTTTTGGGTAGTGGCATTGTAAAACATTATGAATTGGCGCCGAATTTAGGTTAGAATGTTTAACAAGTACTTGTTTGCATCAAAGTTGTGTTTGTTTGAATCCAATTTGTGTTCGTTTGCATTGATTTGATTTTTTACTCGAATAAATTTAGGAGATCGGCTAGATGCGGTCAAAACTTAGTGAAGTAAATTTACCCCAATAATGCTAGACCATGAACTAGCTACAAAAGGCTACAAAACTAACAAAACTGCTCTATAGACGACAAAAGGTGAACGATGTGTGGACGACTACAAATCCAGTGGCCTTTGCTCCGTTGCGGGCATGCATGTGCGGCCCGATTTTCACTGTCGTTCGGGAGTAATCTAAACTTTTTTCGTCTGTATAGCATGATTCTtttaaggctggtcgtaatgggaatATCATAAGCGGTATGATGCATGACAACTAGATTTTTTAGATGATGTGACATATAATTAAATGAGAAAAGAGATGAtgtagtatcatattatgatatcgtatcatgtgtactactttgtgtcatgcatgaaaatTAATAAGGTAACTTAATATACTaacctatgatactatgcattacggaagtagtatcatacactagtatcatatgcatgatattagtatatgatactccccattacaaccagcctaactgATCTATCACCACTAAATTTAACCGGGTGGGCCCCCTGCCTTATTCTTCTCCAGTGAAATGTTTCCACGTTTGCAAACCCGTAAGGTACATAACAATTGTTACCTAGATGTAGCATTACTGGATTTACTTAACAGTTTACTCCTTGATTTTTTTAGGGATTGTCTAGAGATGCCCTAATCACGTAAGTTAATTTTCATACGTTCTTAAATAGGTGTAGGATTTTATTAGAAATATGGCAAAATAAAAGTGAGGGCCATGGCCCCTTTACGTGCGAGATTTCTTTCAAAAGGAAAGAATAATCCTCGACCGACTACCCATGCAACTTGCTAGCTCGCTTGGCTAGGTGCAGCTGTTTATACTCTTTCAGCATATAGACTGCAAGATCTCTACACGTATCTCGTGTTCTTTTGTCGTATTCACTGTACGTACGTAATGCCATGCCATGATCGTACAGTACGTACGGGTCAATCAACCAAGAATCTTTCGTCGGTCCTGCCGTCTATAGCTAGCTAAGTTTAAAAAAAAAACTGTCTATAGCTAGCTAAGTTATCTGCCTGGCTCACATTCGCAGCCTCTCCAATTCTCCATAGAGATGCATCGCAGTCCTACGTTTGCTATGGTCACGGCGCCGGTTATTTATAGCCGACCCTCGGCACGAGAGGAGTCACAAAAACACAGAGATCCATAGATCGATCACTCAAGCTAATTAAGACGCGCATGGTCGTCATAAACAAAGCACAAGAGATGACCATGGCCGCTCTCTCCGTGCTCAACTGCCTCCTCAAGACCGTTCAAGCAGCACGGGCTAACGACGACGCGCACGTGTGGatgccggcctcctccttccccgacGAGCTCCGCGACCTTGGCGTCGCTGCGCTGATCCGCGACGACGCCGAGGCCACGGCGCTCGCGTCCGCCGACTTTGGCAACGTGTCGgtcgcgccgccgccggcggctgTGCTCTATCCCTCGTGCCCTGCTGATATCGCCGCGCTGCTGCGCGCCTCGTGCGCACGTCCGTCACCGTTCCCGGTGTCCGCCCGGGGATGCGGCCACTCCGTCCGTGGCCAGGCGGGCGCGCCCGGCGGCGTCGTCGTTGACATGCCGTCGCTCGGACAGCTCGGTGGAGGCTCCACTTCGGGCCGCCTCTCCGTGTCGGTCGAAGGCCAATACATAGACGCCGGAGGCGAGCAGCTGTGGGTGGACGTGCTGCACTCCGCGCTTGCGCACGGCCTAACGCCGCGTTCGTGGACCGACTACCTCCACCTCACCGTCGGTGGCACGCTCTCCAACGCCGGCATCAGCGGCCAGGCCTTTCGCCACGGACCCCAGATATCCAACGTCCAAGAACTCGACGTCATCACCGGTGCGTGACTGCGTACGTGCACACGCTTCGTATTTAATTAAGTAACCACAACTCGTTCACCTAAGTTCTTGTAAATATGTATAGGATCTGGGGAGATGGTGACGTGTTCGAAGGAAAAGGACGGCGACCTGTTCGACGCCGTGCTGGGCGGGCTGGGGCAGTTCGGCGTCATAACGCGGGCGCGCATACCGCTCGTGCCAGCGCTGACGAGGGCGCGCTGGGTGCGCCTCCTGTACACGGGAGCCGCCGCACTCACCGGCGACCAGGAGCGCCTCATAGACGTCGAGTGTGGCGGCACGGTGTCCGGGCTCATGGACTACGTCGAGGGCACGGTCCTTGCGGACAAGGGCCTAATCGGGAGCTGGCGCTCCCTGTCGCCTTCGTCATCGTCTTCGTCCTTCTTCTCGGAGCCTGACGTCGCGGCGCGCGTCGCCAAGCTCGCGGAAGAGGCAGGCGGCGTCCTCT
Coding sequences within:
- the LOC123074275 gene encoding cytokinin dehydrogenase 2-like, whose amino-acid sequence is MVVINKAQEMTMAALSVLNCLLKTVQAARANDDAHVWMPASSFPDELRDLGVAALIRDDAEATALASADFGNVSVAPPPAAVLYPSCPADIAALLRASCARPSPFPVSARGCGHSVRGQAGAPGGVVVDMPSLGQLGGGSTSGRLSVSVEGQYIDAGGEQLWVDVLHSALAHGLTPRSWTDYLHLTVGGTLSNAGISGQAFRHGPQISNVQELDVITGSGEMVTCSKEKDGDLFDAVLGGLGQFGVITRARIPLVPALTRARWVRLLYTGAAALTGDQERLIDVECGGTVSGLMDYVEGTVLADKGLIGSWRSLSPSSSSSSFFSEPDVAARVAKLAEEAGGVLYCLEGALYYGGAAGGESDVDKKLEVLLRELRYARGFASVQDVSYVGFLDRVRDGELKLRAVGLWDVPHPWLNLFLPRSRVLDFAAGVFHDILRRGATGAMGPVLLYPMNRNRWDSETSAVFPEEEEEVFYTVGILRSAVSDGDLGRLEEQNEEILRFCEEAGISCVQYLPYYADQTGWQKKHFGPAKWARFMERKRKYDPKAILSRGQRIFTAPLA